A single genomic interval of Anser cygnoides isolate HZ-2024a breed goose chromosome 7, Taihu_goose_T2T_genome, whole genome shotgun sequence harbors:
- the CHCHD1 gene encoding small ribosomal subunit protein mS37: MAAPAYPAWVGRWLTGQWRQKKRPPTVRPTRSLVLADKVANRRETAGEATCITEMSVMMACWKQNDFNDTACAKEIQIFYDCVARAEKERREKEDEETLSPQRNLTSGKVNKLLRRFPNITRYV; this comes from the exons atggcggcgcccgcGTACCCGGCCTGGGTGGGCCGCTGGCTCACCGGGCAGTGGCGGCAGAAGAAGCGGCCCCCGACTGTCCGCCCCACCCGGTCGCTGGTGCTGGCCGACAAGGTGGCGAACCGCAGGGAGACGGCAGGGG AGGCAACGTGCATTACAGAGATGTCAGTAATGATGGCCTGCTGGAAGCAGAATGACTTCAATGATACAGCTTGCGCCAAGGAGATCCAGATATTTTATGACTGCGTGGCAAGGGCAGAA aaGGAGCGCAGGGAGAAAGAGGATGAGGAGACACTGTCGCCCCAGAGAAACTTAACTTCAGGCAAAGTGAACAAGCTCCTGAGGAGGTTTCCTAATATCACACGTTATGTATAA